In Thiomonas arsenitoxydans, the genomic stretch CGGCAAGGTCGGCGTTGAGCAATGCCCGATTGGCGGCGATCAATTGCTCGGCCTGGCGCACCCGGTCTTGTGCGGTCTGCAGGGCGGTTTCAGACCGTTCGATGCGCACGAGCACTCGCGCCTGCGTTTGCTTGAGCAGGGCTTCACGCAAGCTCAAACGCGCGCGGGCGGCAGCGATCTGGCCCTGATGCTGGTTGAACAGGGGCAGAGGGATGCGAGCGCCGAGCATCAGACGGTTGACACCCTGATCGCGCTCGGCGCCGGGGGCGATCGACGGCGGCCCGCCGTCGCTCTGGGCCTGCGCCAGCCGCAGGGCGGCCTGCGCCGAGAGCACCTCTTGCCAGGCGGCGCGAACATCGTCGCGCTGTTCCAGCGCCTTGCGCCGCAACTGCGTTAGCTGGGTTGCATCTGGAAGGGTTGGAGGGTTGTGAAGCGCAGAAAAGTCGATTTTCACTCCCTGCAGCGCGGCAACCGGCAGACCCATCGCACCGGCCAGAGCGACGCGGGCGGCGCCTTCCGCGCCGACATCGCGGCTCTTTTGCAGGGCGGCGTTTTGTGCGGCCTGCTGGGCCAACGCGGCGGCCAGTGGCGAGTCCACACCCGCTTGCGCTCGCGCGGCGGTGCGGCCTTGCAAGGCTAGATCGGTTTCCAGCACTCGTTGCTGAAGATGCGCCCTTTGCTGCGCCGCCCAAAGCGAGACATAAGCCTGTTGCACTTGGTCGCGTACCGTCCAGCGCGCGCCGCTCAGCAGCAACTGCGCAGCGTGCACGCCCGCCTCGGCACGCGAGGTCTCTGAGGTGCGTTGAGCTTGCGATTGCAACAGCAGGCCGATGGCCATGCCCACGGTCCACGGGCTCGGCGCCAGCAGCCCGGCCGCGGCGCCGTATTTCAGACCGAACTGCAGACTGGGGTTGGGATACTGGCGGGCGATCTGCAAGTCGGCCTGGGCCAGTTGCGTGTTGGCGCGGCTCACCTTCAGGCTGGGGTGGAAGTAGAGGGCGGCCAGACTCAGATCTTGCAGCGTCCAGGGCTGGGCGATTGGGTGCGGTGTCCCCGTCTGCAGGGCGATGAAACGCTGCAATCGCGGATCGAGCAGGCTGCGGTGTTGCAGTGCATGGGCGCTGGCTTGCGGAGTGACTTCGGGGGGCAAAGCGGGTGCGCTCGCGCATCCGCCCAGCAGCGCTGCGAGCAGAGCTGCAAGTAGCAATCGACCCGCGGGGTTTGATGAGCGTGCTGTCATTCCCGCATGCTGCACTGCGGGGCTTGACGCCGACATGAAGTCCGCATGACGATTCCGTCATGTTGCAGACCGATACGTCGCTCTGCCAGCGGCGAGCCGACAATGCAGGGATGCGAATTCTCATTGTCGAAGACGAGGCCAAAACGGCGGCCTATCTCAAGCGCGGGCTCGGGGAGAATGGCTTCATCGCGGATGTCGCCGTCGATGGCACGGATGGTCTGCATCTGGCGCTGACTCAGCCGTACGACTTGATCGTGCTCGATGCCATGCTGCCCGGCCGCGACGGCTGGAGTGTGTTGAGCGAACTGCGGGCGCGGCAGACCACCCCGGTACTCATGCTCACCGCGCGCGACGGCGTGGCCGATCGGGTACGCGGGCTGGAGCTGGGCGCCGACGACTATCTGGTCAAGCCTTTCGCGTTTTCCGAGCTGCTGGCGCGGGTGCGCAGCGTGCTGCGGCGCGGTGTCACGCGCCTGCCGGAAGTGATGGAAGTGGCCGATCTGCGGGTTGACATGCATCGCCAGCGCGCCGAGCGCGGCGGGCAGCGGCTGGCGCTCACCCCCAAGGAGTTCGCGCTGCTGGCGCTGTTGTCACGACGCGCTGGCGAGGTGCTGTCGCGCACCCTGATTGCCGAACAGGTCTGGGATATGAACTTCGACAGCGACACCAATGTGGTGGACGTACACATTCGTCGCTTGCGCAGCAAGCTCGACGAGCCCTTCCCCGCGCCGCTGTTGCACACCGTCCGCGGGGTGGGTTATGTATTGGAAGTGCGCGATGCAAAGTGATTCG encodes the following:
- a CDS encoding heavy metal response regulator transcription factor — translated: MRILIVEDEAKTAAYLKRGLGENGFIADVAVDGTDGLHLALTQPYDLIVLDAMLPGRDGWSVLSELRARQTTPVLMLTARDGVADRVRGLELGADDYLVKPFAFSELLARVRSVLRRGVTRLPEVMEVADLRVDMHRQRAERGGQRLALTPKEFALLALLSRRAGEVLSRTLIAEQVWDMNFDSDTNVVDVHIRRLRSKLDEPFPAPLLHTVRGVGYVLEVRDAK
- a CDS encoding TolC family protein, which encodes MPPEVTPQASAHALQHRSLLDPRLQRFIALQTGTPHPIAQPWTLQDLSLAALYFHPSLKVSRANTQLAQADLQIARQYPNPSLQFGLKYGAAAGLLAPSPWTVGMAIGLLLQSQAQRTSETSRAEAGVHAAQLLLSGARWTVRDQVQQAYVSLWAAQQRAHLQQRVLETDLALQGRTAARAQAGVDSPLAAALAQQAAQNAALQKSRDVGAEGAARVALAGAMGLPVAALQGVKIDFSALHNPPTLPDATQLTQLRRKALEQRDDVRAAWQEVLSAQAALRLAQAQSDGGPPSIAPGAERDQGVNRLMLGARIPLPLFNQHQGQIAAARARLSLREALLKQTQARVLVRIERSETALQTAQDRVRQAEQLIAANRALLNADLAAQHRGLLGPEPALRAQLRLLSTEQAALQARTDQWQALGALQGALEQPILSAAQSRPSNSAPPAVMPPTVAPHLSQVVWREE